The Lachnospiraceae bacterium genome includes the window GATAATACCCATCGCCTTTTGCTGATGTTAAATATGTTTTATTATTTAGGCTCCTGTTCATCCTTGGGGAGAATATCTTTAATATATGCTTTTACTTTTTGGTAGATTTCCTCGAAGGGTGGTTTGGTTACGTCACCTGTGAAACGGAATTTTTCATAAGAATGTCTTAAATCATCAGGTCTATAAAGAAAACCTTGAAAGCTATCTAAAGTTCTTTTGCTGTGCTGCAGAGCATTTAAAACGTTTAAGGAGTTAAATTTGAAAATCTTGGAAATATAGTACAAATCTACGACATCCTTTATTCTGCGGAATACCTTGTCAGTAGAGATTGCTGCGATTTTATCAGATACCATCTGTAACGGAGAAATCCCACAAAAACGAATTCCTTCTATTTCGTAGATTTTTGTAGGTGAAAGGGGTCTGTTTACATCAATATCCATTGTAAAAAGAACTTCAGCGGTAGAGCGTTCAATTAGTTCAAAGCCAGCGGAGCGGTTTTCTCCATACATTCTGTATAAGCGTATATCCAAATCTAAATCGATATCACTTTTTTCAATTGCCCTTTGTAAAGCGTCTACCATCTGATTAGCTGATGGCGCAGTGTCTGAGTTCCAATTAGCATCGATGTCGACAGTATGGCGCATTTCATCATCATAACCGGCTTCAAGTAAGCAGGCCCTTAAAACCATTGAGCCTTTGAAGCTAATGGGAATATTACTGTCGTATATAGCTTTCATAACCATATACATTATTTTTTCTTCTGCTGATATATTCAAAGCAATTACCTCAACTTGTGTAATACTCTATTGCATCACTTGCCAATTTTTCAAATCTATCCTGATGCTCAGGAGCAATGAAAATACCATCAAAGT containing:
- a CDS encoding nucleotidyl transferase AbiEii/AbiGii toxin family protein, whose translation is MNISAEEKIMYMVMKAIYDSNIPISFKGSMVLRACLLEAGYDDEMRHTVDIDANWNSDTAPSANQMVDALQRAIEKSDIDLDLDIRLYRMYGENRSAGFELIERSTAEVLFTMDIDVNRPLSPTKIYEIEGIRFCGISPLQMVSDKIAAISTDKVFRRIKDVVDLYYISKIFKFNSLNVLNALQHSKRTLDSFQGFLYRPDDLRHSYEKFRFTGDVTKPPFEEIYQKVKAYIKDILPKDEQEPK